In Brevibacillus brevis NBRC 100599, a single genomic region encodes these proteins:
- a CDS encoding tripartite tricarboxylate transporter permease, with protein sequence MSALQFLADGFLVALQWHNLVFAFIGVLIGTAVGVLPGIGPMSGVALLMPVTASLTSGLPPESAAASALILLAGVYYGAMYGGSTTSILLNTPGESSSVVTTLDGYQMAKQGRAGAALSIAAIGSFVAGLVALIALVFLADPLSDLALKFGPAEYFSLMLLGLCAVSGLGGKSMTKALIMTVMGLLLATIGMDTVSGVARFTYDIPDLYQGLEFLTIAVGLFALGEVFKTIIEDDQSSKEIIKVGRVLPSKQDLKESAGPITRGSLLGFFIGVLPGAGATLASFFSYIFEKKLSKDPSRFGKGAIAGVAAPESANNAASGGAMIPLLTLGIPGSGTTAILMGALLMYNVQPGPLLFSDHPQIAWGLIASMFIGNVMLLVLNMPLVKVFAKIIETPSHFLLPLIIAISVFGVYAVQISTFDLILLVICGVAGYYLTKNDFPLAPLVLGLVLGPMIENNMRRALTTSNGDFSIFFTKPLSAAFLVCAVLWLLIPLLLKRRGKQVIISEEA encoded by the coding sequence ATGAGTGCCTTGCAATTTTTGGCGGATGGTTTTCTCGTTGCCTTACAGTGGCATAATCTGGTCTTTGCCTTTATTGGCGTCCTGATCGGTACTGCGGTAGGGGTCCTTCCCGGCATCGGTCCGATGAGCGGCGTCGCGTTACTGATGCCCGTTACGGCTTCCTTGACCTCTGGCTTGCCTCCTGAGAGTGCGGCGGCTAGCGCACTGATTTTGTTGGCAGGCGTTTACTATGGTGCGATGTACGGTGGCTCTACGACATCCATTTTGTTAAATACACCGGGTGAATCCTCCTCTGTCGTCACGACATTGGATGGCTATCAGATGGCCAAACAGGGACGTGCTGGCGCAGCGCTGTCGATTGCAGCGATCGGTTCTTTTGTCGCGGGGCTAGTAGCGTTGATAGCGCTTGTGTTTTTAGCTGATCCATTATCCGATCTCGCTTTGAAATTCGGCCCCGCTGAATATTTCTCCCTCATGCTTCTCGGTTTGTGTGCGGTCAGCGGACTGGGGGGTAAGTCGATGACGAAAGCCCTCATTATGACAGTCATGGGACTGTTGCTTGCGACAATTGGGATGGATACCGTTTCGGGTGTGGCGCGATTTACTTACGATATTCCCGATTTGTACCAAGGCTTGGAGTTTCTCACGATAGCAGTTGGTTTGTTTGCCCTTGGAGAAGTGTTCAAGACGATAATCGAAGACGATCAATCCTCAAAGGAAATCATTAAAGTAGGGAGGGTACTGCCTTCCAAGCAGGACTTGAAAGAAAGTGCCGGACCGATTACACGCGGGTCGTTGCTCGGCTTTTTCATTGGTGTTTTGCCTGGTGCTGGCGCTACCCTCGCATCCTTCTTCTCGTATATTTTTGAGAAAAAGCTGAGCAAAGATCCTAGCCGCTTTGGAAAAGGAGCGATCGCAGGTGTAGCAGCACCGGAGTCTGCAAACAATGCTGCTTCTGGCGGTGCGATGATTCCACTGTTGACGTTGGGCATTCCCGGCTCTGGTACCACTGCGATTTTGATGGGTGCCTTATTGATGTATAACGTACAGCCGGGGCCACTATTGTTTAGTGATCATCCACAGATTGCTTGGGGCTTGATTGCTAGTATGTTTATTGGAAATGTCATGTTGCTGGTTTTGAATATGCCTTTGGTAAAAGTGTTTGCCAAAATTATTGAAACACCGTCCCATTTCCTGCTTCCGCTCATTATCGCGATTTCCGTTTTCGGTGTGTACGCTGTGCAAATCAGTACGTTTGACCTGATTTTGCTTGTGATTTGTGGGGTAGCTGGCTATTACCTGACGAAAAACGACTTTCCACTGGCACCACTTGTCCTCGGCCTTGTTTTGGGACCGATGATCGAAAATAACATGAGAAGAGCGTTGACCACCTCGAATGGCGACTTCTCAATCTTCTTCACGAAGCCGCTTTCCGCTGCTTTTCTGGTTTGTGCGGTTCTGTGGTTGCTGATCCCTCTACTCTTAAAACGCAGAGGGAAGCAGGTCATTATCAGTGAAGAAGCGTAA
- a CDS encoding tripartite tricarboxylate transporter TctB family protein, producing the protein MNLMFDRIGSLFFALVGALFIAESQNISSSAYGSQVGPNMFPFGLGVILILLSLRLLWETYKKGVVASTSEPQSPLRYKRFLFILAATVLYVLLLEQLGYVIASFAFLLYAFTMMGSKSVLKSAIVSLLFSVGVYVIYVHLLKGTLPGLPAWLGV; encoded by the coding sequence ATGAACCTGATGTTTGATCGGATCGGTAGCCTGTTCTTTGCGCTTGTAGGTGCACTCTTTATTGCTGAAAGTCAAAATATTTCGTCTAGTGCGTATGGAAGTCAGGTCGGACCGAATATGTTTCCATTCGGACTTGGCGTCATCCTGATCTTGTTGAGCTTGCGACTGTTGTGGGAGACCTATAAGAAAGGCGTGGTTGCTTCCACATCCGAGCCGCAGAGTCCACTGCGTTATAAGCGGTTTTTATTCATTTTGGCAGCGACAGTTTTGTATGTTTTGTTGCTGGAGCAACTCGGTTATGTTATCGCGAGCTTCGCATTCCTTCTGTATGCCTTCACCATGATGGGCAGTAAAAGCGTACTTAAATCGGCAATCGTTTCCTTACTGTTTTCAGTAGGCGTTTATGTCATCTATGTGCATTTGCTAAAAGGTACGCTTCCAGGACTACCTGCCTGGCTAGGCGTATAG
- a CDS encoding tripartite tricarboxylate transporter substrate binding protein — protein sequence MKRKKVLITLSTFLTLVLAACGGGTGNTGTATPGAQPAPEASKYPEKPIVYVAPSGAGGGWDKTARSVAKVLVESKLVTETITVENKPGGGGTVFLAEYVSKDKGNPYKLFVSSPPILINHNKKEGNSPFGYKEVTPLAQMTKDFGTLVVKADSPHKDIKSVLDAIKADPSKITLAGGSAPGSMDHLIGVLPAAKYGIDPKSVKYVSYDGGGEAMAALLGGNADIIATDASSVGEYLKAGKIRVLGVTSDERLGGNLKEIPTLKEQGIDATFTIWRGVFGPANMPADAKAYWDAKLKELSKHEAWAKELAANGWESEYKDAAAFSAFLDEQDKQVKELLTSLGMSK from the coding sequence ATAAAAAGAAAAAAAGTGCTAATCACATTGTCCACTTTTCTTACACTAGTTTTGGCTGCTTGTGGTGGAGGTACCGGAAATACGGGAACAGCAACTCCCGGAGCGCAGCCTGCCCCAGAGGCATCCAAATACCCGGAAAAGCCGATCGTGTATGTAGCTCCATCCGGTGCAGGTGGGGGCTGGGATAAGACAGCTCGCTCGGTAGCAAAGGTGTTAGTAGAAAGCAAGCTGGTGACAGAAACCATCACGGTAGAAAACAAGCCGGGCGGCGGGGGAACCGTGTTCTTGGCTGAGTATGTAAGCAAAGACAAAGGCAATCCTTATAAATTATTCGTGAGCTCTCCTCCTATCTTGATTAACCATAACAAAAAAGAGGGGAACAGCCCATTTGGCTACAAAGAGGTCACACCATTGGCGCAAATGACGAAAGATTTCGGTACTCTTGTTGTAAAAGCGGATTCACCTCATAAGGACATCAAGAGTGTGCTGGATGCGATCAAGGCTGACCCTAGCAAAATTACTCTGGCAGGGGGCTCTGCTCCTGGATCGATGGACCATCTGATCGGCGTATTACCAGCAGCTAAATATGGAATTGATCCGAAAAGCGTCAAATACGTCTCGTATGATGGCGGTGGAGAAGCAATGGCAGCCTTGTTGGGCGGGAATGCAGACATCATTGCAACGGATGCTTCCAGTGTGGGTGAATATTTGAAAGCAGGGAAAATTCGCGTGCTGGGCGTTACTTCTGATGAACGTCTCGGCGGCAATTTGAAAGAGATCCCGACATTAAAAGAGCAAGGCATTGATGCGACGTTCACGATTTGGCGCGGTGTTTTCGGTCCGGCTAATATGCCAGCAGACGCAAAAGCTTACTGGGATGCCAAGCTGAAAGAGCTTTCCAAGCATGAGGCATGGGCCAAAGAATTGGCGGCAAACGGTTGGGAAAGCGAGTACAAGGACGCTGCTGCTTTCTCAGCATTCCTGGACGAACAAGATAAGCAGGTCAAAGAACTGTTGACATCACTGGGAATGTCGAAGTAG
- a CDS encoding response regulator, protein MLRKLEVLIVEDDMRIIDINKRFVSKIEGFEVIATATNGTDAKELLSCTRPQLVLLDVYLPDMLGTELVWHIRQHYREVDVIMITAAKEMEMVQEALRGGVYDYIVKPLVFERFRERLESYRKHVIRTREAVEVDQEVIDQMLTRRLVAPKNRDVLAPKGIDLLTLEKVIEAIRQTGDKGVSAEEIGREIGTSRTTARRYLEYLVLEKKARADLIYGTVGRPERKYRYLPSCSMNNMNKK, encoded by the coding sequence ATCTTGAGAAAACTGGAGGTTCTCATCGTTGAGGACGATATGCGGATTATCGATATCAACAAGCGATTTGTCAGCAAGATTGAAGGCTTTGAAGTCATTGCTACAGCAACGAATGGGACGGATGCCAAAGAATTACTGTCTTGTACGCGCCCCCAGCTCGTTTTGTTGGATGTGTATCTGCCTGACATGCTGGGAACGGAGCTGGTCTGGCATATTCGGCAACATTACCGCGAAGTTGACGTGATCATGATCACCGCAGCCAAGGAAATGGAAATGGTACAGGAAGCACTGCGCGGCGGAGTGTATGATTACATCGTCAAGCCGCTGGTTTTCGAGCGTTTTCGTGAACGGCTGGAAAGCTATCGCAAGCATGTCATTCGGACGAGAGAAGCCGTCGAGGTAGACCAGGAAGTCATTGACCAAATGCTGACCAGAAGACTGGTCGCCCCGAAAAATCGAGATGTGCTTGCTCCAAAAGGAATTGATCTCTTAACGTTGGAAAAGGTGATCGAAGCGATCAGACAGACGGGAGACAAGGGGGTCTCGGCGGAGGAAATTGGCCGCGAGATTGGAACCAGTCGAACAACGGCGCGACGGTATTTAGAATACTTGGTCCTGGAAAAAAAGGCGCGTGCTGACTTGATTTATGGCACAGTTGGCAGACCGGAGAGAAAATATCGCTATCTTCCGTCATGTTCCATGAACAATATGAACAAAAAGTGA
- a CDS encoding ATP-binding protein, producing MTTRKIHMSLQTRMILLITIVIILIVSSIGMVFSSLVASSIEEQVGKKALSVAKIVASDPELRSAFSSNDPPALIQPIAENVRVQTGAEFVVVGNHEGIRYAHPIADRIGKEMVGGDNEPGLSHGQSYISKAVGSMGPSLRGKVPIKNEEGDIIGIVSVGFLLEDIEEAIDLYQDRILILTLLALLCGVAGAIALSRYLKRLILGLEPEEIASLYVERNAVLESVREGIVAIDRNKRITMMNKAAIRILNLPEDEFHRKEIVEVLPDSRMPEVLESGEHQFDRETIMSGKEIIVNRLPIKFGGKVVGVVSSFRPKSEIDQLASELSQARRYADVLRAQTHEFHNLLYTISGLLQLGSIQEAVELITSETSAQQEMILFLAKQIPDPLIGALLLGMHNRAKELKIQFVIHHDSHLKELPPTINRQQIVVLLGTLIQNAMEAVNEPCVEHKRVECYLSDTGDEIMFEIEDSGPGVGEELREKIFEHGFSTKKGEDRGIGLAKAHGIINEWDGYILVGKSELGGALFTVSLRKKMEVAS from the coding sequence GTGACGACAAGAAAAATCCATATGTCTTTGCAAACCAGAATGATCTTATTAATTACTATCGTTATTATTCTGATTGTTTCGTCAATTGGAATGGTATTTTCTTCCCTTGTTGCGTCTTCGATCGAAGAGCAGGTGGGCAAAAAAGCATTAAGTGTGGCGAAGATCGTTGCCAGCGATCCTGAGTTGCGTAGTGCTTTTTCAAGCAATGATCCTCCTGCGCTCATTCAACCTATCGCTGAAAACGTCCGTGTTCAAACCGGAGCAGAGTTTGTGGTCGTGGGAAACCATGAGGGAATTCGGTATGCGCATCCGATTGCGGATCGGATTGGAAAGGAAATGGTGGGAGGAGATAACGAGCCTGGACTCTCGCATGGTCAATCTTACATATCGAAGGCGGTTGGCAGCATGGGACCATCATTGCGAGGGAAGGTGCCGATCAAAAATGAAGAAGGGGACATTATCGGAATCGTTTCCGTTGGGTTTCTGCTAGAGGATATCGAGGAGGCCATTGACCTCTACCAAGACCGTATCTTGATTCTGACTCTTCTCGCTTTGTTGTGCGGTGTTGCTGGTGCCATTGCACTCAGTCGCTATTTAAAGCGCTTAATTTTGGGATTGGAGCCGGAGGAGATCGCATCGTTGTACGTAGAGAGAAATGCTGTACTGGAGTCAGTCCGCGAAGGCATCGTGGCGATTGACCGCAATAAACGCATTACAATGATGAACAAGGCTGCCATTCGTATTTTGAACTTACCGGAAGACGAGTTTCATCGCAAAGAAATAGTGGAAGTGCTACCAGACAGTCGTATGCCAGAAGTTCTGGAATCAGGCGAGCATCAATTCGATCGCGAAACGATCATGAGCGGAAAAGAAATCATTGTGAATCGACTTCCGATCAAGTTCGGGGGGAAGGTCGTAGGAGTGGTCAGCAGCTTTCGACCCAAATCGGAAATTGACCAGCTAGCTTCTGAATTGTCCCAAGCGAGGCGTTATGCGGACGTACTTCGCGCCCAAACACACGAATTTCACAATTTGTTGTATACCATTTCCGGCTTGTTGCAGCTTGGTTCGATTCAGGAAGCGGTCGAGCTGATTACGAGTGAAACGTCCGCACAACAAGAGATGATTTTATTTTTGGCGAAGCAAATTCCTGACCCATTAATAGGCGCGTTGCTGTTAGGCATGCACAATCGAGCCAAGGAGCTGAAAATTCAATTCGTCATCCATCACGACAGCCACTTGAAGGAGCTCCCGCCGACGATTAACCGACAACAGATCGTGGTTTTATTGGGGACACTGATCCAAAATGCGATGGAAGCTGTCAACGAGCCATGTGTCGAGCACAAACGAGTGGAGTGTTATTTGTCTGACACAGGCGATGAGATCATGTTTGAAATCGAGGACTCAGGACCGGGAGTTGGGGAAGAACTGCGAGAAAAAATATTCGAACACGGCTTCTCAACGAAAAAAGGCGAAGATCGTGGAATTGGTCTGGCCAAGGCGCATGGAATCATTAATGAATGGGATGGCTATATTCTCGTCGGCAAAAGCGAGCTAGGAGGCGCACTTTTCACAGTATCTCTACGCAAAAAAATGGAGGTGGCATCTTGA
- a CDS encoding NCS1 family nucleobase:cation symporter-1 yields MKTQTVSNGIVTLTKEGEEAIKNSPLYNEGLRPTRTAEHTWTSYNFASLWIGMSICLPTYAMAAGLISLGMNWWQAILTIILGNCIVLIPILLNSHAGTKFGIPYPVFARLWFGSKGAHIPAVARGLIGAGWFGINCWFGGAAIDTLLMSMTGWANVPGHLWISFFGFWLLNVWVAYRGPEAIKKMEAWAAPILIIMSLALLVWALTKAGGWGPMLSAPSKFTTTAEFLKVFFPALTGAIAFWATMALNIPDFCRYAKSQKAQVIGQSSSLPTTMGFFSFIGVAVASATVVIYGEALWDPAAVLAKFSPFAIFLGTIGIILATLTTNVAANIVAPARAVENLAPRRLSYKAGALIAGVVSLLLQPWYILENFGNYIFLWLGTYGALLGPIDGIAIADYWLVRKRRIHLTELYKTNGIYTYKTGFNGRAIWAMLIGIAIPFISKYIPGLSIIWDNAWTVGLLISLVIYTWMMKNDGSILSANDYEKITANNKQTIAS; encoded by the coding sequence GTGAAGACGCAAACGGTATCAAATGGAATTGTTACCCTGACGAAGGAAGGCGAAGAGGCAATCAAGAACAGTCCGCTTTATAATGAAGGTCTTCGACCGACGAGAACAGCAGAGCACACCTGGACATCTTACAACTTCGCCAGCTTGTGGATTGGTATGTCGATCTGTTTGCCAACGTATGCAATGGCGGCAGGGTTAATTTCCTTGGGTATGAACTGGTGGCAGGCCATTTTGACGATCATTCTCGGTAATTGTATTGTCCTTATTCCCATTCTCCTTAACTCTCATGCCGGGACGAAATTTGGCATTCCGTATCCAGTTTTTGCGCGCCTCTGGTTTGGCTCCAAAGGAGCGCACATCCCTGCTGTCGCTCGCGGTTTGATTGGTGCAGGCTGGTTTGGCATCAACTGTTGGTTCGGAGGTGCTGCCATCGATACACTCCTCATGTCGATGACAGGCTGGGCAAATGTTCCCGGACATCTCTGGATATCCTTCTTTGGCTTTTGGCTGTTAAACGTATGGGTCGCTTATCGCGGTCCCGAAGCGATCAAAAAAATGGAGGCTTGGGCTGCTCCCATCCTGATCATTATGAGTTTGGCTCTTCTCGTCTGGGCGCTAACGAAAGCAGGCGGATGGGGACCGATGCTCTCTGCACCTTCGAAATTCACTACCACTGCTGAATTTCTGAAGGTTTTCTTCCCAGCATTGACGGGAGCCATTGCTTTTTGGGCAACGATGGCCCTCAACATTCCGGATTTCTGTCGGTATGCCAAAAGTCAAAAAGCCCAAGTCATTGGACAATCCTCTTCGTTACCGACCACGATGGGTTTCTTCTCATTCATCGGAGTTGCAGTCGCTTCTGCTACTGTCGTAATTTACGGAGAAGCGTTGTGGGACCCTGCTGCCGTGTTGGCTAAATTCTCGCCTTTCGCCATTTTCCTTGGAACGATTGGAATTATTCTTGCCACATTGACGACCAACGTAGCGGCCAATATCGTCGCTCCTGCCCGGGCAGTGGAAAATCTAGCCCCTCGCCGTCTCTCCTATAAAGCCGGCGCCCTCATCGCTGGGGTCGTGTCGCTCTTGTTGCAGCCTTGGTACATTTTAGAGAACTTCGGCAACTACATCTTTTTATGGCTCGGCACATATGGAGCCTTGTTAGGTCCGATTGACGGAATAGCCATCGCCGACTATTGGCTTGTGCGCAAGCGGCGTATTCATTTAACAGAGTTGTACAAAACAAATGGAATCTACACCTACAAAACGGGTTTTAATGGCAGAGCCATCTGGGCGATGCTCATCGGGATTGCGATTCCTTTTATTAGTAAATACATTCCGGGCTTATCCATTATTTGGGACAATGCCTGGACTGTCGGATTACTAATTTCCCTTGTGATTTACACATGGATGATGAAAAATGATGGTTCGATCTTGAGTGCCAACGATTATGAGAAAATCACGGCAAACAACAAACAAACAATTGCTTCCTAA
- a CDS encoding nitrilase-related carbon-nitrogen hydrolase, whose product MADIIRIGLIQAKNDVHGDEPVHLHKEKAIEKHERMVREAAAKGAQIICLQEIFYGPYFCAEQQPKWYESAEEVPNGPTVQHFSSLARELGTVLILPVYERVGIGTYYNTAAVIDADGTYLGKYRKQHIPHVGVGSSGCGFWEKYYFKPGNLGYPVFETVFAKVGVYICYDRHFPEGARLLGLNGAEIVFNPSATVAGLSEYLWKLEQPAHAVANGYYVAAINRVGTEAPWNMGEFYGQSYLVDPRGQFVAMGSRDQDEVILAEMDRNTIHEVRDTWQFYRDRRPETYENMVKLLP is encoded by the coding sequence ATGGCAGATATCATTCGCATCGGCTTGATTCAGGCAAAAAACGATGTCCACGGAGACGAACCGGTTCATTTGCACAAAGAAAAAGCCATAGAGAAGCATGAGAGGATGGTGCGGGAGGCGGCAGCCAAAGGGGCACAAATCATCTGTCTGCAAGAAATCTTCTATGGCCCCTATTTTTGTGCAGAACAGCAACCGAAATGGTATGAGTCAGCGGAAGAAGTCCCAAATGGACCGACCGTGCAACATTTCTCTTCCCTTGCCCGTGAATTAGGAACCGTACTCATTTTACCTGTGTATGAACGCGTAGGGATCGGAACGTATTACAATACCGCCGCTGTGATTGATGCGGATGGCACGTATTTGGGCAAATATCGCAAGCAGCATATTCCGCATGTCGGAGTGGGAAGCAGCGGCTGCGGATTCTGGGAGAAATATTACTTTAAGCCCGGCAATCTCGGGTATCCCGTTTTTGAAACCGTTTTTGCCAAGGTTGGGGTGTATATATGCTATGACCGACATTTTCCAGAGGGCGCACGATTGCTTGGCTTGAACGGAGCCGAAATTGTATTTAATCCGTCTGCGACGGTAGCGGGCTTATCCGAATACTTGTGGAAGCTCGAGCAGCCTGCTCATGCTGTAGCCAATGGTTACTATGTGGCAGCGATCAATCGGGTAGGGACAGAAGCGCCGTGGAACATGGGAGAGTTTTACGGACAATCGTACTTGGTCGATCCGCGCGGACAATTTGTCGCCATGGGGAGCCGGGATCAGGATGAGGTCATTCTCGCTGAAATGGACCGCAACACAATTCATGAGGTGCGAGATACGTGGCAATTTTATCGGGATCGCAGACCGGAGACCTACGAAAATATGGTAAAGCTATTACCTTAA
- the hydA gene encoding dihydropyrimidinase → MKKWIRNGTVVTASDTYQADILIEGEKVVAIGSKLDGKDAEMIDATGYYVFPGGIDPHTHLDMPFGGTVTSDNFYTGTKAAAFGGTTSIIDFCLTNKGEPLHSSISTWHEKARGKAVIDYGFHLMVSDANDQVLEELGAVVRNEGITSLKVFMAYKNVLMADDETLFKTLVRAKELGALVQVHAENGDVLDYLIKQAIAKGQTDPVYHAYTRPPEAEGEATGRAIALTALADAQLYVVHVSCAEAVRRIAEAREKGWNVYGETCPQYLVLDITDLQKPGFEGAKYVWSPPLREKWNQDVLWNALKNGILQTVGSDHCSFNFSGQKELGLGDFTKIPNGGPIIEDRMRLLFSEGVAKDKISLNQFVDMTSTKVAKLFGMFPQKGTIAVGSDADIVLFDPTVKRTISVETHHMNVDYNPFEGMVVNGDIISVLSRGSFVIRDQQFVGQAGTGRFVKRSTFARP, encoded by the coding sequence ATGAAAAAATGGATTCGAAATGGCACAGTCGTGACAGCGTCAGACACGTATCAGGCGGACATTTTGATCGAAGGGGAAAAGGTAGTCGCAATTGGCTCCAAACTGGATGGGAAAGATGCCGAAATGATCGATGCTACCGGGTACTACGTTTTCCCAGGAGGGATTGACCCACATACCCATCTCGATATGCCTTTTGGCGGAACGGTTACTTCCGATAACTTTTATACAGGCACGAAGGCAGCAGCCTTTGGCGGGACGACGAGCATCATCGATTTTTGCCTGACAAATAAAGGGGAGCCATTGCATTCATCCATTTCGACCTGGCACGAAAAAGCAAGAGGGAAAGCGGTCATTGACTACGGCTTTCACCTGATGGTTTCAGATGCGAACGATCAAGTGCTCGAGGAATTGGGAGCAGTCGTACGAAATGAAGGGATTACTTCGCTCAAAGTATTCATGGCTTACAAAAATGTACTGATGGCCGATGATGAGACGTTATTTAAAACATTGGTTCGCGCTAAGGAACTAGGTGCGCTGGTACAGGTCCATGCAGAGAATGGAGACGTTTTGGATTATTTGATCAAGCAGGCAATTGCAAAAGGGCAGACAGACCCCGTGTACCACGCCTACACCCGCCCTCCTGAAGCGGAAGGAGAGGCGACAGGACGTGCAATCGCATTGACTGCACTGGCAGATGCCCAGCTTTATGTTGTGCATGTATCTTGTGCAGAGGCAGTGCGCCGGATCGCAGAGGCTCGGGAAAAAGGATGGAATGTGTACGGGGAGACATGCCCGCAATATTTGGTACTCGACATTACGGATCTACAGAAGCCGGGTTTTGAAGGGGCGAAGTACGTCTGGTCCCCCCCACTCCGGGAAAAGTGGAATCAGGACGTCTTGTGGAACGCGTTGAAAAACGGCATCTTGCAAACGGTTGGTTCCGATCATTGCTCCTTTAATTTCTCCGGACAAAAAGAACTGGGGCTGGGGGATTTCACAAAAATCCCGAATGGTGGACCAATCATTGAGGACCGCATGCGCCTCCTCTTCTCGGAAGGCGTAGCAAAGGACAAGATCAGTCTCAATCAGTTCGTCGATATGACCTCTACAAAAGTAGCCAAATTGTTCGGGATGTTCCCGCAAAAAGGAACGATTGCGGTAGGTTCGGACGCGGATATTGTATTGTTTGATCCAACGGTGAAGCGCACGATCTCTGTTGAAACACACCATATGAATGTCGACTACAATCCATTTGAAGGGATGGTGGTGAACGGCGATATCATTTCTGTGCTTTCGCGCGGCTCATTTGTCATTCGTGATCAGCAATTCGTCGGTCAAGCCGGGACTGGACGCTTTGTAAAACGATCGACCTTTGCAAGACCGTAA
- the preA gene encoding NAD-dependent dihydropyrimidine dehydrogenase subunit PreA gives MADLSINLAGIQSPNPFWLASAPPTNSGYQVQRAFEAGWGGAVWKTLGEPIINVTSRFAGLNFGGQRVFGFNNIELITDKPLEVNLKEMDETKRRFPKHTLIASLMVEHKREAWHEIVKKVEAIGVDGLELNFGCPHGMAERGMGSAVGQHPDLIRQQVEWVKEVAQTPVIVKLTPNITDIRFTARAASLGGADAISMINTINSLMGVDLDKWLPIPHVDGKGAHGGYCGPAVKPIALNMVAECARDPKVGIPISGIGGISDWRDTVEFLLMGATGVQVCTAAMHHGFRIVEDMIDGLTNYLDQRGIASVMDIVGKAVHTYSDWGYLNLNYKVVARIHEETCINCNKCHIACEDTSHQCIDIVPDAVTGKERLVVREEDCVGCNLCSIVCPVEGAIEMVEIPSDKAPLSWNQRQAALAAGGSCEL, from the coding sequence ATGGCAGATCTCAGCATTAATCTGGCGGGAATCCAATCCCCGAATCCATTCTGGTTGGCCTCTGCGCCGCCGACCAATTCAGGCTACCAAGTACAGCGAGCCTTTGAAGCGGGCTGGGGTGGCGCGGTCTGGAAGACACTCGGAGAGCCGATTATCAACGTCACCTCTCGCTTTGCCGGTCTGAACTTCGGGGGTCAGCGCGTCTTTGGTTTCAACAACATTGAACTGATTACGGACAAACCGCTTGAGGTCAATTTGAAGGAAATGGATGAAACGAAGCGGCGTTTTCCGAAGCACACGTTGATTGCGTCGTTAATGGTTGAACATAAACGGGAAGCATGGCACGAGATTGTCAAAAAGGTAGAGGCAATCGGCGTAGACGGTCTGGAATTGAATTTTGGCTGTCCGCACGGCATGGCAGAACGCGGGATGGGCTCTGCGGTTGGTCAGCATCCAGATTTAATCCGGCAACAGGTCGAATGGGTAAAAGAAGTCGCCCAAACTCCTGTCATCGTCAAGCTCACCCCAAACATTACGGACATTCGCTTTACTGCACGAGCCGCAAGCCTGGGAGGGGCAGATGCCATCAGCATGATCAACACGATTAACAGCTTGATGGGGGTTGACCTCGACAAATGGCTGCCGATCCCACACGTGGATGGAAAAGGGGCGCACGGCGGCTATTGTGGACCAGCAGTCAAACCAATCGCTCTGAACATGGTCGCAGAATGTGCACGCGATCCCAAGGTTGGTATTCCGATCTCTGGTATTGGAGGAATCTCTGATTGGCGCGATACCGTTGAATTTCTGCTGATGGGTGCAACAGGTGTTCAAGTATGTACAGCTGCCATGCATCATGGATTCCGGATCGTCGAAGACATGATTGATGGGCTTACTAATTACCTGGATCAGCGCGGAATTGCCTCCGTGATGGACATTGTCGGAAAAGCCGTGCATACGTACTCGGATTGGGGCTACTTGAATCTTAATTACAAGGTCGTGGCACGCATCCATGAAGAGACCTGTATCAATTGCAACAAGTGTCATATCGCTTGTGAGGACACCTCGCATCAATGCATTGACATTGTTCCTGATGCAGTAACAGGCAAAGAGCGCTTGGTCGTACGAGAAGAAGATTGTGTGGGCTGTAATTTGTGCTCCATCGTTTGTCCAGTGGAAGGAGCGATCGAGATGGTCGAGATCCCGAGCGACAAAGCCCCTCTCAGCTGGAATCAGCGGCAGGCTGCGTTGGCTGCGGGTGGTAGCTGCGAGCTGTAA